In Excalfactoria chinensis isolate bCotChi1 chromosome 5, bCotChi1.hap2, whole genome shotgun sequence, a single genomic region encodes these proteins:
- the LOC140252567 gene encoding inositol 1,4,5-trisphosphate receptor-interacting protein-like 1, which yields MTSQYVTIQGVCDVTARHNAGLASRPSAGSAAPLWPGPAIMALAFFFALLAPRVAFVGDELDAETLERMRQREVFLREQMTKMLEEIERSRMDVQLWHFFARQPWKIWALAVLLLFLLFRFIHNWYIDRLEEKEIQRVTEMWRRYDREMREPVYHEGSDDVTYVSRFYYEFSIWPLKTRRHMCKVVEDLVDELLTVCQILPQSYFMPQLQPAVGVGVGFENIRPEGNHLVYRMLVPLKAPPGHVFHLEHGPKARVGVRNSCLRVELKCTCIRERVIGDMLCFVHHPQDKLWKEQMPSLLQTLCCDSYLDMEKTAAWFQKLVLEAWPEMPLLSIAQAEMLSSYRFCKIKLTTTNGRVIWIELMLGIQDEDSDSFLSFE from the exons ATGACGTCACAGTACGTCACAATTCAGGGCGTCTGTGACGTCACAGCGCGTCACAATGCGGGGCTGGCATCGaggccatcagcaggcagcgctgctccactTTGGCCTGGGCCAgcg atcaTGGCTTTGGCGTTTTTCTTCGCCTTGTTGGCTCCGAGAGTAGCTTTTGTTGGCGATGAGTTGGATGCAGAAACACTTGAACGCATGCGTCAGCGTGAGGTGTTTCTGCGAGAGCAGATGACCAAGATGCTGGAGGAGATCGAGCGGAGCAGGATGGATGTGCAACTCTGGCACTTCTTTGCACGGCAGCCTTGGAAAATTTGGGCCTTGGCtgtactgctgcttttcctgctcttccGCTTCATCCACAACTGGTACATCGATAGACTAGAGGAAAAAGAGATCCAACGTGTAACTGAGATGTGGAGAAGATATGACAGGGAGATGAGGGAGCCGGTGTACCATGAAGGCTCCGATGACGTTACCTACGTGAGCAGGTTTTACTATGAGTTCTCCATTTGGCCGCTGAAGACCAGGAGACACATGTGCAAGGTGGTGGAGGATCTGGTGGATGAGCTTCTGACCGTCTGTCAGATACTTCCCCAGAGTTACTTCatgccacagctgcagccagctgttGGGGTGGGCGTTGGCTTTGAAAACATCAGACCCGAAGGGAACCACCTTGTCTACCGCATGCTCGTGCCCCTGAAGGCACCCCCGGGACATGTCTTCCACTTGGAGCACGGCCCCAAGGCGAGGGTGGGGGTGAGGAATTCCTGCCTCCGCGTGGAGCTCAAGTGCACTTGCATAAGGGAGCGGGTGATAGGGGACATGCTGTGCTTCGTCCACCATCCTCAGGACAAGCTGTGGAAAGAGCAGATGCCCAGCCTCCTACAAACCCTATGCTGCGACTCCTACCTGgatatggagaaaactgcagccTGGTTCCAGAAACTGGTGTTAGAAGCCTGGCCGGAGATGCCACTGTTGTCCATAGCGCAGGCCGAGATGCTGTCCTCCTACCGATTCTGCAAGATCAAGCTGACCACCACCAACGGCAGAGTCATCTGGATTGAGCTCATGCTCGGGATACAGGATGAGGACTCAGACTCATTCCTGAGCTTTGAGTAG
- the SYT16 gene encoding synaptotagmin-16 isoform X1 translates to MASEAAQSFLQPLSSWLSQIYEAIQQAGDSISASLLNLSGVGRESEEGRNQGLEGSGVAYEDYSVESEDERHIDLWDEEYICPGEDGHIAGRDLASQTLPCGSDMSLRRQKWVKNASSLPGQCVERTLAANGSHWMNEDLQPLPTISEDESEPSVRMRGHDHSVSVDGSLEMDKDKASFADLDGLSQLSYQDNLSCREDGHISVDSRTTECRSAGQHTGPRMESSIADGLSLQAAEGPLELEAAFTTQGFEGNDATDSSSAWSPEEIDEVNSEPAHHSVHQPVCKCGDLDVIFSYKASSQKLVVTVLEARDIPDKDRSGVNTWQVHTVLMPSKKQRGKTSVQRGPIPMFKDNITFSKLEPHELGGHAVRFRLYAVHKVIGEKMMGEQFFYLSNISQEGEVKVTLVLEPRSNLTSADSQLSLSAISHSDSASSTQSLSHGGVPELLVGLLYNATTGRLSVEMIKGSHFRNLAINRPPDTYGKLCLLNSVGQEMSRCKTSIRRGQPNPVYKETFIFQVALFQLSDVTLMISIYNKRSMKRKEMIGWISMGQNSSGEEEQSHWQEMKESKGLQVCRWHTLLES, encoded by the exons ATGGCGTCTGAGGCTGCTCAGAGTTTTCTTCAGCCCCTCTCTTCTTGGTTGTCTCAAATATACGAAGCTATCCAACAAGCAGGAGACTCTATATCTGCTTCATTGCTGAATTTGAGTGGAGTGGGTCGTGAGTCAGAAGAAGGTAGAAACCAAGGCTTGGAGGGCAGTGGAGTAGCTTATGAGGATTATTCTGTGGAATCAGAAGATGAAAGACACATAGACCTGTGGGATGAGGAATACATATGCCCTGGAGAAGATGGTCACATTGCAGGTCGTGATCTTGCTTCACAGACCCTCCCTTGTGGCTCTGACATGAGTCTACGGAGGCAAAAATGGGTTAAAAATGCCTCCAGCTTACCAGGCCAGTGTGTTGAAAGGACTTTGGCTGCCAATGGATCGCATTGGATGAACGAAGATCTCCAGCCACTTCCCACTATCTCTGAAGATGAAAGTGAGCCCTCCGTGAGGATGAGAGGCCATGATCACAGCGTCAGCGTGGATGGCTCTTTAGAAATGGATAAAGACAAGGCAAGTTTTGCAG ATCTGGATGGACTAAGCCAACTGAGTTACCAAGACAACCTATCCTGTCGTGAAGATGGCCATATATCTGTTGATTCAAGAACAACGGAGTGCAGGAGTGCTGGGCAGCATACAGGGCCTAGGATGGAGTCCAGCATTGCTGACGGCCTCAGCCTGCAAGCCGCAGAAGGACCTTTAGAATTGGAGGCAGCATTTACCACCCAGGGATTTGAAGGAAATGATGCTACTGACAGCTCATCAGCTTGGAGCCCTGAG gAGATTGATGAGGTGAACAGCGAACCGGCTCATCACAGTGTTCATCAGCCTGTTTGTAAATGTGGTGATCTTGATGTCATCTTCAGTTACAAAGCCTCAAGTCAAAAGCTTGTTGTTACTGTCCTGGAGGCCAGGGACATCCCAGACAAAGACCGCAGCGGTGTGAACACTTGGCAAGTGCACACAGTATTGATGCCTAGCAAGAAACAGAGGGGTAAGACAAGTGTTCAGAGAGGACCCATCCCCATGTTCAAGGATAATATTACTTTTAGTAAGCTGGAGCCACATGAGTTAGGTGGCCATGCTGTCCGTTTCCGCCTCTATGCCGTGCACAAGGTGATTGGAGAGAAGATGATGGGAGAGCAATTCTTCTACCTGAGCAACATCAGCCAGGAAGGGGAAGTGAAGGTGACGCTGGTCTTGGAGCCAAGGAGTAATTTGACC AGTGCAGACTCTCAGCTTAGTCTGTCAGCAATCTCTCACAGTGATAGCGCTTCTTCAACACAGTCCCTGTCGCATGGAGGGGTGCCAGAGCTGCTCGTGGGCTTGTTGTACAATGCCACTACGGGGCGGCTGTCAGTGGAGATGATCAAAGGCAGTCATTTCCGAAACCTCGCAATTAATAGGCCACCTG ATACGTATGGAAAGCTTTGCCTGCTCAACTCTGTGGGCCAGGAGATGTCTCGCTGCAAGACCTCCATCCGTCGAGGGCAGCCCAACCCTGTCTACAAGGAAACTTTCATCTTCCAGGTTGCCCTCTTCCAGCTCTCCGATGTCACACTAATGATCTCCATATACAACAAACGCAGCATGAAGCGCAAAGAGATGATCGGCTGGATCTCCATGGGGCAGAACAGCAGTGGAGAAGAAGAGCAAAGTCATTGGCAGGAGATGAAAGAGTCCAAGGGGTTGCAGGTCTGCAGGTGGCACACATTGCTGGAGTCCTAA
- the SYT16 gene encoding synaptotagmin-16 isoform X2 — MGRDTPAELSLLIQMELFLHNLDGLSQLSYQDNLSCREDGHISVDSRTTECRSAGQHTGPRMESSIADGLSLQAAEGPLELEAAFTTQGFEGNDATDSSSAWSPEEIDEVNSEPAHHSVHQPVCKCGDLDVIFSYKASSQKLVVTVLEARDIPDKDRSGVNTWQVHTVLMPSKKQRGKTSVQRGPIPMFKDNITFSKLEPHELGGHAVRFRLYAVHKVIGEKMMGEQFFYLSNISQEGEVKVTLVLEPRSNLTSADSQLSLSAISHSDSASSTQSLSHGGVPELLVGLLYNATTGRLSVEMIKGSHFRNLAINRPPDTYGKLCLLNSVGQEMSRCKTSIRRGQPNPVYKETFIFQVALFQLSDVTLMISIYNKRSMKRKEMIGWISMGQNSSGEEEQSHWQEMKESKGLQVCRWHTLLES, encoded by the exons ATGGGGAGAGACACgccagcagagctgagccttCTGATTCAAATGGAGCTATTTTTGCACA ATCTGGATGGACTAAGCCAACTGAGTTACCAAGACAACCTATCCTGTCGTGAAGATGGCCATATATCTGTTGATTCAAGAACAACGGAGTGCAGGAGTGCTGGGCAGCATACAGGGCCTAGGATGGAGTCCAGCATTGCTGACGGCCTCAGCCTGCAAGCCGCAGAAGGACCTTTAGAATTGGAGGCAGCATTTACCACCCAGGGATTTGAAGGAAATGATGCTACTGACAGCTCATCAGCTTGGAGCCCTGAG gAGATTGATGAGGTGAACAGCGAACCGGCTCATCACAGTGTTCATCAGCCTGTTTGTAAATGTGGTGATCTTGATGTCATCTTCAGTTACAAAGCCTCAAGTCAAAAGCTTGTTGTTACTGTCCTGGAGGCCAGGGACATCCCAGACAAAGACCGCAGCGGTGTGAACACTTGGCAAGTGCACACAGTATTGATGCCTAGCAAGAAACAGAGGGGTAAGACAAGTGTTCAGAGAGGACCCATCCCCATGTTCAAGGATAATATTACTTTTAGTAAGCTGGAGCCACATGAGTTAGGTGGCCATGCTGTCCGTTTCCGCCTCTATGCCGTGCACAAGGTGATTGGAGAGAAGATGATGGGAGAGCAATTCTTCTACCTGAGCAACATCAGCCAGGAAGGGGAAGTGAAGGTGACGCTGGTCTTGGAGCCAAGGAGTAATTTGACC AGTGCAGACTCTCAGCTTAGTCTGTCAGCAATCTCTCACAGTGATAGCGCTTCTTCAACACAGTCCCTGTCGCATGGAGGGGTGCCAGAGCTGCTCGTGGGCTTGTTGTACAATGCCACTACGGGGCGGCTGTCAGTGGAGATGATCAAAGGCAGTCATTTCCGAAACCTCGCAATTAATAGGCCACCTG ATACGTATGGAAAGCTTTGCCTGCTCAACTCTGTGGGCCAGGAGATGTCTCGCTGCAAGACCTCCATCCGTCGAGGGCAGCCCAACCCTGTCTACAAGGAAACTTTCATCTTCCAGGTTGCCCTCTTCCAGCTCTCCGATGTCACACTAATGATCTCCATATACAACAAACGCAGCATGAAGCGCAAAGAGATGATCGGCTGGATCTCCATGGGGCAGAACAGCAGTGGAGAAGAAGAGCAAAGTCATTGGCAGGAGATGAAAGAGTCCAAGGGGTTGCAGGTCTGCAGGTGGCACACATTGCTGGAGTCCTAA
- the SYT16 gene encoding synaptotagmin-16 isoform X3 produces the protein MESSIADGLSLQAAEGPLELEAAFTTQGFEGNDATDSSSAWSPEEIDEVNSEPAHHSVHQPVCKCGDLDVIFSYKASSQKLVVTVLEARDIPDKDRSGVNTWQVHTVLMPSKKQRGKTSVQRGPIPMFKDNITFSKLEPHELGGHAVRFRLYAVHKVIGEKMMGEQFFYLSNISQEGEVKVTLVLEPRSNLTSADSQLSLSAISHSDSASSTQSLSHGGVPELLVGLLYNATTGRLSVEMIKGSHFRNLAINRPPDTYGKLCLLNSVGQEMSRCKTSIRRGQPNPVYKETFIFQVALFQLSDVTLMISIYNKRSMKRKEMIGWISMGQNSSGEEEQSHWQEMKESKGLQVCRWHTLLES, from the exons ATGGAGTCCAGCATTGCTGACGGCCTCAGCCTGCAAGCCGCAGAAGGACCTTTAGAATTGGAGGCAGCATTTACCACCCAGGGATTTGAAGGAAATGATGCTACTGACAGCTCATCAGCTTGGAGCCCTGAG gAGATTGATGAGGTGAACAGCGAACCGGCTCATCACAGTGTTCATCAGCCTGTTTGTAAATGTGGTGATCTTGATGTCATCTTCAGTTACAAAGCCTCAAGTCAAAAGCTTGTTGTTACTGTCCTGGAGGCCAGGGACATCCCAGACAAAGACCGCAGCGGTGTGAACACTTGGCAAGTGCACACAGTATTGATGCCTAGCAAGAAACAGAGGGGTAAGACAAGTGTTCAGAGAGGACCCATCCCCATGTTCAAGGATAATATTACTTTTAGTAAGCTGGAGCCACATGAGTTAGGTGGCCATGCTGTCCGTTTCCGCCTCTATGCCGTGCACAAGGTGATTGGAGAGAAGATGATGGGAGAGCAATTCTTCTACCTGAGCAACATCAGCCAGGAAGGGGAAGTGAAGGTGACGCTGGTCTTGGAGCCAAGGAGTAATTTGACC AGTGCAGACTCTCAGCTTAGTCTGTCAGCAATCTCTCACAGTGATAGCGCTTCTTCAACACAGTCCCTGTCGCATGGAGGGGTGCCAGAGCTGCTCGTGGGCTTGTTGTACAATGCCACTACGGGGCGGCTGTCAGTGGAGATGATCAAAGGCAGTCATTTCCGAAACCTCGCAATTAATAGGCCACCTG ATACGTATGGAAAGCTTTGCCTGCTCAACTCTGTGGGCCAGGAGATGTCTCGCTGCAAGACCTCCATCCGTCGAGGGCAGCCCAACCCTGTCTACAAGGAAACTTTCATCTTCCAGGTTGCCCTCTTCCAGCTCTCCGATGTCACACTAATGATCTCCATATACAACAAACGCAGCATGAAGCGCAAAGAGATGATCGGCTGGATCTCCATGGGGCAGAACAGCAGTGGAGAAGAAGAGCAAAGTCATTGGCAGGAGATGAAAGAGTCCAAGGGGTTGCAGGTCTGCAGGTGGCACACATTGCTGGAGTCCTAA